A region from the Aegilops tauschii subsp. strangulata cultivar AL8/78 chromosome 5, Aet v6.0, whole genome shotgun sequence genome encodes:
- the LOC109733648 gene encoding uncharacterized protein: MATMAPTSIVFSMIVFLLLSNAITTQAGTSGSGKPKATSLIVEACKNASGKSQDTGVTKEFCLSTLQLDSRSAKAKDLRDLVVISIDILKGRVSDAGVKVKKMLQNAKKGTLTMHALSICELQYEKVVSTLNICQAMIRDHQGDKGDLKSLGLLHCVDMTGETIKECENELGDVRGAEALLSENEGLRILANLNRALVAPYDV, from the coding sequence ATGGCAACAATGGCGCCGACCTCCATCGTCTTCTCCATGATCGTCTTCCTGCTCCTTTCCAATGCCATCACCACTCAAGCCGGCACCTCTGGCAGTGGCAAACCTAAGGCAACAAGCCTCATAGTGGAAGCGTGCAAGAACGCCTCAGGCAAGAGCCAAGACACCGGTGTCACAAAGGAATTCTGTTTGTCGACCCTCCAGTTGGACAGTCGGAGCGCCAAGGCTAAAGACCTCCGTGACTTGGTGGTCATCTCGATTGACATCCTGAAGGGCCGTGTCAGTGATGCTGGCGTCAAGGTAAAGAAAATGCTGCAAAACGCCAAGAAAGGCACGCTGACAATGCATGCTCTCAGCATTTGTGAGTTGCAATATGAGAAGGTGGTGAGCACGCTCAACATCTGCCAAGCTATGATTAGGGATCACCAAGGTGACAAGGGCGACCTGAAGTCATTGGGTCTACTCCATTGTGTGGATATGACCGGTGAGACAATCAAAGAGTGCGAAAATGAGCTTGGAGATGTGCGAGGGGCGGAGGCGCTGCTTAGTGAAAACGAGGGGTTGCGCATTCTGGCCAACCTAAACAGAGCCTTGGTTGCACCGTATGATGTCTAA